One segment of Candidatus Latescibacterota bacterium DNA contains the following:
- the dnaA gene encoding chromosomal replication initiator protein DnaA, which produces MTTTQDTDNALLWERILEAVQAEVNNQCYRTWFLPTRLARVEDGTLYIEGPNQFFMDWLSEHHLATLQAASAKILGRPAELEFITRGVNGGDGQSERKDRKSHVSFFRRYSPPPSKSGGLKLNPTYSFEEFVVGQNNRMAHAASLAVAEKLGRVYNPLFIYGGVGLGKTHLAQAVAHFVLAEHKKAKVFYASTESFMNELIFSIRQGKTLEFKNKYRNVDLLIIDDIHFLAGKESTQEEFFHTFNALHDSSKQIVVTSDRAPKDIRELEERLVSRFEWGLIADIQPPDLETRMAILRKKIEKDNISIGDDVLFLIAESVRSNIRELEGSLIRLLAFSGLTNSKIDIDLAREVLKDFVKAAPREPNLQDIQRVVAQRFDVSVDLLKSSKRSSFVVLPRQVAIYLARDLTEKSLSEIGREFGGRDHSTVLHACRKIAKQIKDDHDLRNTLTELQQQFRVQSPSNPQ; this is translated from the coding sequence GTGACGACCACCCAGGACACGGACAACGCCCTGCTCTGGGAGCGCATCCTCGAGGCCGTGCAGGCAGAGGTCAACAACCAGTGCTACCGGACCTGGTTCCTCCCCACCCGCCTGGCCCGCGTCGAGGACGGGACGCTCTACATCGAGGGGCCCAACCAGTTCTTCATGGACTGGCTGTCCGAGCACCATCTGGCCACCCTCCAGGCGGCCAGCGCGAAGATCCTGGGTCGGCCGGCGGAGCTGGAGTTCATCACCCGGGGCGTCAACGGCGGCGATGGCCAGTCAGAGCGGAAGGACCGGAAGAGCCACGTGAGCTTCTTCCGCCGCTACAGCCCGCCGCCGAGCAAGAGCGGTGGGCTCAAGCTCAATCCCACCTACAGCTTCGAGGAGTTCGTCGTCGGCCAGAACAACCGCATGGCCCATGCGGCGAGCCTCGCGGTGGCGGAGAAGCTGGGGCGGGTCTACAACCCGCTGTTCATCTACGGAGGCGTGGGCCTGGGCAAGACCCATCTGGCGCAGGCCGTGGCGCACTTCGTCCTGGCGGAGCACAAGAAGGCCAAGGTGTTCTACGCGTCCACCGAGTCCTTCATGAACGAGCTGATCTTCTCGATCCGTCAGGGCAAGACGCTCGAGTTCAAGAACAAGTACCGGAACGTGGACCTGCTGATCATCGACGACATCCACTTCCTGGCCGGCAAGGAGAGCACGCAGGAGGAGTTCTTCCACACCTTCAACGCGCTGCACGATTCCAGCAAGCAGATCGTGGTGACCAGCGACCGGGCGCCGAAGGACATCCGCGAGCTGGAGGAGCGCTTGGTGAGCCGCTTCGAGTGGGGGCTCATCGCCGACATCCAGCCCCCGGATCTCGAGACCCGCATGGCGATCCTGCGCAAGAAGATCGAGAAGGACAACATCAGCATCGGCGATGACGTGCTCTTCCTCATCGCCGAGAGCGTGCGGAGCAACATCCGCGAGCTGGAGGGCAGCCTGATCCGCCTGCTCGCCTTCTCCGGCCTGACCAACAGCAAGATCGACATCGACCTGGCCAGGGAAGTGCTCAAGGACTTCGTGAAGGCGGCGCCGCGCGAGCCCAACCTGCAGGACATCCAGCGGGTCGTCGCCCAGCGCTTCGACGTCTCGGTGGACCTGCTCAAGTCCAGCAAGCGCAGCAGCTTCGTCGTGCTCCCGCGGCAGGTGGCGATCTACCTGGCCCGGGACCTCACCGAGAAGAGCCTCAGCGAGATCGGACGCGAGTTCGGCGGCCGCGACCACAGCACCGTTCTGCACGCCTGCCGCAAGATCGCCAAGCAGATCAAGGACGACCACGATCTGCGCAACACCCTCACGGAGCTGCAGCAGCAGTTCCGCGTCCAGTCGCCCAGTAATCCCCAGTGA
- a CDS encoding DUF721 domain-containing protein, with protein sequence MTEQRGRRRPDQLRPASEVLAGVLDSLGLGQRLREREAVTRWSDVVGPEIAHRSRALRIRDGVLYVQVQSAAWSQELRFLKAQLIGRFDAVIGPGLVKDIRFTQH encoded by the coding sequence GTGACCGAGCAGCGAGGCCGACGTCGACCCGATCAGCTCCGCCCGGCGAGCGAAGTGCTCGCGGGCGTTCTGGACAGCCTCGGCCTCGGACAGCGGCTGCGCGAGCGGGAGGCGGTGACACGCTGGAGTGACGTGGTGGGACCGGAGATCGCCCACCGCAGCCGCGCCCTGCGCATCCGCGACGGCGTCCTCTACGTGCAGGTGCAGAGCGCGGCCTGGAGTCAGGAGCTGCGCTTTCTCAAGGCGCAGCTCATTGGCCGCTTCGACGCGGTCATCGGGCCCGGGCTGGTCAAGGACATCCGATTCACGCAGCACTAG
- a CDS encoding DNA replication/repair protein RecF, producing MRYLELRAEGWRNLAPCRLEFHPAVNFIHGANGQGKTNLIEALLYLVSGRSHRRARDEELVNFDGEHYFLAGTLADDGGGALRFGASCLRGGPKKLTLDGEEVARLADLIGLTGTVIFGPGDVELVTGEPELRRRFLDYTFAKTDPAYLRRLLELRRILRQRNALLRSGRGREHLRLWTERLAETGAALILARRRGLVDLGAAAARFYAQMGPAEEVLDLGYQTRIKGEDEQALTASLAAALEALENSEWLKKRTLAGPQRDDMVIDIGGRNARKFASQGQKRSAAVALKLAQAEYLARVRRDRPIVFLDDVFSELDGDRREKLCHLVGQNYQTFIAAPQVEDLRRELFAELRLFRVDAGRITAA from the coding sequence GTGCGCTACCTCGAGCTGCGTGCGGAGGGATGGCGCAACCTGGCTCCGTGCCGGCTGGAGTTCCATCCGGCGGTGAACTTCATCCACGGCGCCAACGGCCAGGGCAAGACGAACCTGATCGAGGCGCTCCTCTACCTCGTCTCCGGGCGCAGCCACCGCCGCGCGCGCGACGAGGAACTGGTGAACTTCGACGGGGAACACTACTTCCTCGCCGGCACCCTGGCCGACGACGGCGGCGGCGCGCTCCGCTTCGGCGCCTCTTGCCTGCGCGGAGGTCCCAAGAAGCTCACGCTGGATGGCGAGGAGGTGGCGCGGCTGGCGGACCTGATCGGCCTCACGGGGACGGTGATCTTCGGCCCGGGCGACGTGGAGCTGGTCACGGGCGAACCGGAACTGCGCCGCCGCTTCCTGGACTACACCTTCGCCAAGACCGACCCGGCCTACCTGCGCCGACTGCTGGAACTCCGGCGCATCCTCAGGCAGCGCAACGCCCTCCTGCGCAGCGGCCGTGGCCGCGAACACCTGCGCCTCTGGACCGAGCGCCTGGCCGAGACCGGCGCCGCGCTCATCCTCGCCCGCCGCCGGGGCCTGGTGGATCTGGGCGCCGCCGCCGCCCGGTTCTACGCCCAGATGGGGCCTGCCGAGGAGGTCCTGGACCTCGGCTACCAGACCCGGATCAAGGGCGAGGACGAGCAAGCCCTGACGGCCTCCCTGGCCGCCGCGCTGGAGGCGCTCGAGAACTCTGAGTGGTTGAAAAAGCGCACGTTAGCCGGGCCCCAACGGGACGACATGGTGATTGACATCGGTGGCCGTAATGCCAGAAAATTTGCCTCGCAGGGTCAGAAGCGCTCTGCCGCCGTGGCCCTGAAGCTGGCTCAGGCGGAGTACCTGGCCAGGGTCCGGCGGGACCGGCCCATCGTCTTTCTGGATGACGTCTTCAGTGAACTCGACGGCGACCGCCGCGAGAAGCTCTGTCACCTCGTCGGCCAGAACTACCAGACCTTCATCGCTGCGCCCCAGGTCGAGGACCTGCGCCGGGAGCTCTTCGCGGAACTGCGACTCTTCCGCGTGGACGCGGGCCGGATCACGGCGGCCTGA
- the dnaN gene encoding DNA polymerase III subunit beta: MKFTLSQPELSRLAGLAGNVVPSKSTLPILSTLLIRAEKDGVTIAATDLDLSILLKVDADVATPGAIAVPARRFAEIVRKLEAVEVTLEAVDGSLSIRCGRAKFKIPTMNPEDFPRLPETKDVETFSAPAGVLKGMIRRTRYAVSTDLARPSMNGIFLELDSKRIAMVATDGHRLAFCEREESLPVSSQKGVIVPSKALDQLLRLLPEDGELEMGIGENQAFFRTDGVSLFTRLIEGPFPNYQQVVPKNNDQELSISTDSLLMATDRVSTLAASLTTKQIKLVLDADQLVLEVASADIGQAREELEASYSGKSMSIGYNATYLLDILKHVGSDEVRFKLDRPDNAGIIEPGEQSEGERYFSLLMPLKLSD; this comes from the coding sequence GTGAAGTTCACGCTGTCTCAGCCCGAACTGAGTCGGCTGGCCGGTCTGGCCGGGAACGTGGTGCCCAGCAAGTCGACGCTGCCCATCCTGTCCACGCTGCTCATCCGCGCGGAGAAGGACGGCGTGACCATCGCCGCCACGGACCTCGACCTGTCCATCCTGCTCAAGGTGGACGCGGACGTGGCCACCCCTGGCGCCATCGCGGTGCCCGCCCGCCGCTTCGCGGAGATCGTCCGCAAGCTCGAGGCGGTGGAGGTCACCCTCGAAGCCGTGGACGGCAGCCTGTCCATCCGCTGCGGTCGCGCCAAGTTCAAGATCCCGACCATGAACCCCGAGGACTTCCCGCGCCTGCCCGAGACCAAGGACGTGGAGACGTTCTCCGCGCCGGCCGGCGTGCTCAAGGGCATGATCCGCCGCACGCGCTACGCCGTTTCCACCGATCTCGCGCGGCCGTCGATGAACGGCATCTTCCTCGAGCTCGACAGCAAGCGCATCGCCATGGTGGCCACGGACGGCCATCGCCTCGCCTTCTGCGAGCGCGAGGAATCGCTGCCCGTGTCGTCGCAGAAGGGCGTGATCGTGCCGTCCAAGGCGCTGGACCAGCTCTTGCGACTCCTGCCCGAGGACGGCGAACTGGAGATGGGCATCGGCGAGAACCAGGCCTTCTTCCGCACCGACGGCGTGAGCCTGTTCACCCGACTGATCGAGGGGCCCTTCCCGAACTACCAGCAGGTCGTGCCCAAGAACAACGACCAGGAGCTGAGCATCAGCACGGACAGCCTGCTCATGGCCACGGATCGCGTCTCCACGCTGGCGGCGAGCCTGACCACGAAGCAGATCAAGCTGGTGCTCGACGCGGACCAGCTGGTGCTGGAAGTGGCGAGCGCGGACATCGGCCAGGCGCGCGAGGAACTCGAGGCCAGCTACAGCGGCAAGTCGATGAGCATCGGCTACAACGCGACCTACCTGCTCGACATCCTCAAGCACGTGGGCAGCGACGAGGTGCGCTTCAAGCTGGACCGACCGGACAACGCGGGGATCATCGAGCCCGGCGAGCAGTCCGAGGGCGAGCGCTACTTCAGCCTGCTGATGCCGCTCAAGCTCAGCGACTGA
- the gyrB gene encoding DNA topoisomerase (ATP-hydrolyzing) subunit B, translated as MSETYGSGNIQVLKGLEGVRKRPAMYIGGTSADGLHHLVYEVVDNSVDEAMAGACDDILVEIQHDGSVKVTDNGRGIPVDMHPTEGKSTLEVVMTVLHAGGKFDSESYKVSGGLHGVGVSVVNALSEWLKATVFKDGKAYFQEYARGIPTGEVRVISGAEKVEQRGTVIHFMPDSQIFETTEFSFDVLSSRLRELAYLNRGLQIRIHDERDTSKNTFKYEGGILEFVQWMNKGKNPLHEQPFHVDVERDGMRVEVALQFNEGFNHNVFSFANNIHTMEGGTHLSGFRSALTRTLNNYLQRESKNNGKTSLSGDDVREGLTAVVSVKLSEPQFEGQTKAKLGNSEVRGIVEAVLGDYLADYLDQHPTEAKAIIAKCLSTAKTREAMRRARDVARRKSALESGTLPGKLADCSDRDPEHTELYLVEGDSAGGSAKQARNRAFQAILPLKGKILNVEKATPTKVLGNDEVRTIITAIGAGYGGDFNPEKVRYGKIIIMTDADVDGAHIRTLLLTFFYRKMTDLLLQGRIYIAQPPLYLLRKGKVEIYAYDEHEREAKMASLGVDPSKVYIQRYKGLGEMNPDQLWETTMDPESRTVLKVSLEDAVEADRIFTILMGDEVELRRQFIETYAETVTDLDV; from the coding sequence ATGAGCGAAACCTACGGATCCGGCAACATCCAGGTACTCAAGGGCCTGGAGGGCGTGCGCAAGCGCCCGGCCATGTACATCGGCGGCACGAGCGCGGACGGTCTGCACCACCTCGTCTACGAGGTGGTGGACAACTCCGTCGACGAGGCCATGGCCGGCGCCTGCGACGACATCCTCGTGGAGATCCAGCACGACGGCAGCGTCAAGGTCACGGACAACGGCCGCGGCATCCCCGTGGACATGCACCCCACCGAGGGCAAGAGCACGCTCGAGGTGGTGATGACCGTCCTGCACGCGGGCGGCAAGTTCGACAGCGAGAGCTACAAGGTCTCCGGCGGTCTGCACGGCGTGGGCGTCAGCGTGGTGAACGCGCTCTCGGAGTGGCTCAAGGCCACCGTGTTCAAGGACGGCAAGGCCTACTTCCAGGAGTACGCGCGCGGCATCCCCACGGGCGAGGTGCGCGTGATCTCCGGGGCCGAGAAGGTCGAGCAGCGCGGCACCGTGATCCACTTCATGCCGGACAGCCAGATCTTCGAGACCACCGAGTTCAGCTTCGACGTCCTGAGCAGCCGCCTGCGCGAGCTGGCCTACCTGAACCGCGGGCTGCAGATCCGCATCCACGACGAGCGCGACACCAGCAAGAACACCTTCAAGTACGAGGGCGGCATCCTGGAGTTCGTGCAGTGGATGAACAAGGGCAAGAACCCGCTGCACGAGCAGCCCTTCCACGTGGACGTGGAGCGCGACGGCATGCGCGTCGAGGTGGCGCTCCAGTTCAACGAGGGCTTCAACCACAACGTCTTCAGCTTCGCGAACAACATCCACACCATGGAGGGCGGCACGCACCTGTCGGGCTTCCGCAGCGCCCTCACGCGAACGCTGAACAACTACCTGCAGCGCGAGAGCAAGAACAACGGCAAGACCTCCCTCAGCGGCGACGACGTCCGCGAAGGCCTGACGGCGGTGGTGAGCGTCAAGCTGTCCGAGCCGCAGTTCGAGGGACAGACCAAGGCCAAGCTGGGCAACAGCGAGGTGCGCGGGATCGTCGAGGCGGTGCTGGGCGACTACCTCGCCGACTACCTGGACCAGCACCCGACCGAGGCCAAGGCGATCATCGCCAAGTGCCTGTCCACGGCCAAGACGCGCGAGGCCATGCGCCGCGCGCGCGACGTCGCCCGCCGCAAGAGCGCGCTGGAGAGCGGCACCCTGCCCGGCAAGCTGGCCGACTGCTCCGACCGGGACCCGGAGCACACCGAGCTCTACCTGGTCGAGGGCGACAGCGCCGGCGGCAGCGCCAAGCAGGCGCGCAACCGCGCGTTCCAGGCGATCCTGCCGCTCAAGGGCAAGATCCTCAACGTGGAGAAGGCCACGCCCACGAAGGTGCTGGGCAACGACGAGGTCCGCACCATCATCACCGCCATCGGCGCGGGCTACGGGGGCGACTTCAACCCCGAGAAGGTGCGCTACGGCAAGATCATCATCATGACGGACGCGGACGTGGACGGCGCCCACATCCGCACGCTCCTGCTCACCTTCTTCTACCGCAAGATGACGGACCTGCTGCTGCAGGGACGCATCTACATCGCCCAGCCGCCGCTCTATCTGCTGCGCAAGGGCAAGGTGGAGATCTACGCCTACGACGAGCACGAGCGCGAGGCCAAGATGGCGTCGCTGGGGGTGGACCCGAGCAAGGTCTACATCCAGCGCTACAAGGGCCTGGGCGAAATGAATCCCGACCAGCTCTGGGAGACCACCATGGATCCCGAGAGCCGGACCGTCCTCAAGGTGAGCCTGGAGGACGCGGTGGAGGCGGACCGCATCTTCACGATCCTGATGGGGGACGAGGTCGAGCTGCGGCGGCAGTT